GGCAGCGCGAAGGGCAGGTCGACGGCGGCGTCGACGAGCTTGCGCCCCGGGAAGCGGTAGCGCGTCAGAACCCAGGCCACCAGGAAGCCGAACACGGACGCGACGAGGGCGGCCACCGCCGAGACGCCGAAGCTGATCCGCAGGGCGCTCGCCACCCGCGGATCGGTGGCGACGTCCCAGATCCCCGAGAGCCCGAGCCCCGAGGCCTTCACCACCAGCCCGGCCAGCGGCAGCAGGACGATCAGGCCGAGGCAGGTCAGCGTGTAGCCGAAGGTGAACCCGAAGCCCGGGATCACGCTCGGCCGTCGGAAGGTCCATCGGGGACGGGGCGTCGCGACCATGGTCTCAAGCCTCAGCGGCCGGCCCGGCTCAGACGGTCGAACAGGCCGCCGGCGTCGAAGTTCCGCTTCTGGATCTCGTCCCAGGAGCCCTGCAGGTCCTCGATCCGGAACAGCTTGATGTCGGGGAGCTGCGCGAGGTCGGCCGGCGCCGCGGCCTCGCGCTTGATCGGCCGGTAATGGTGCTTGGCGAAGATCGCCTGGGCCTGGTCGGTGTAGAGGAAGTCGAGATAGGCCTGTGCGGCCTTCGTCGTCCCCTTGCGCTCGGCATTGACCGCCACGAGGGCCACCGGTGGCTCGGCGTAGATCGAGGTCGGCGGCGAGACGATGTCGAACTTATCGGCGCCGAACTCCTGCAGCACGAGGTAGGCCTCGTTCTCCCAGGTCGGCAGCACGTCGCCGAGCCCGCGCTGCGCGAAGGTCACGGTCGAGCCGCGCGCGCCCGTGTCGAGCACCGGGACGTTCTTGTAGATCTGGCCCACGAAGGCGTCGGCCTTGGCGGCGTCCTTGTCCTGGCCGTAGGCGTAGCCCCAGGCGGCCAGGAAGTTCCAGCGCCCGCCCGCCGAGGTCTTCGGGTTCGGGGTGATAACCTTCACGTCGGGCTTGACCAAGTCGGCCCAGTCCTTGACGCCCTTCGGGTTGCCCTTGCGGACGAGGAACACCACCGTCGACGTGTAGGGCGTCGCGGTGTTGGGCAGCTTGCTGCGCCAGTCGTCCGGGATCTTGTGGGTGAGCTTGGCGATGGCGTCGATGTCGGACGGGATGCCCAGCGTCACCACGTCGGCGTCGACGCCGTCGATCACCGTGCGCGCCTGCGCGCCCGAGCCGCCATGGGAGGCCCGGACCGTGATCGCCTCGCCGGTCTTGGCCTTCCACGTCTCCGCGAAGGCGGCGTTGATCTCGCGGTAGAGTTCCCGGGTCGGATCGTACGAGACGTTGAGGAGGGCGGTCTCGGCCGCGGCCGGCAGCGCGCAGGTCCACAGCCCAGCCCCGGCCAGCAGGGACAGCCCGATCGCCCGGGCCACCAAGCCCCGACCCGCAGCATTCTTCATCGCGTCCGATCCCCAGCCCTACTGCCTGCGACACGGGGACGACCGACCCCGAGATCCGGAAAATCGTTCGTTTTATCGAACATTGTCAAGCCGCGCCCGACCGTCCGGAACGGGTTGCGCCGGTCGCACATCGGGCGGCTCTTACCAGAAAGCCAGCGTCGCCAATATGCTGGCGTGAGAGAAGGCATGGATCTTCTCCCGCCGGACCCGGACAGGGAAGAAAATCAACCGGTGAAGGCGTTTTATAGAACGAACGATCTCATGTGCGTCGGCACACGTCGGTCCGCGGCCGGGACAGAGGCCGGGATGACCCGCGACGCGAGCGAGGGGCGTGCGCCGTCCGGCCTTCGCGCCGCGAATCCATTCCGCTGGATTGGGGAGGGGCGTCTCGTAGCCGGCGACGCGTTCCTCACCGTTATCACGAGCACAGTGAAATGACTCAGGGCGACGCGACCGCCGCAGGCGTGGCGCCCCTGGATCGCTTCGCGCCGCTCGCAGAGACGGCGGCGCTCCGGTCATCGAGCGGAAACGGCATCACCGGTCCCGCGCCGTCGAATCCGTCCTCAATGCGGGAGACCGGGCCGGCTCAGCGCTTCGTCTTGTCGAGTTGCGCCATCAGCGTCTCGAGACGCTGGGTGAGCGGCGCCGCCAGCGTGTCGGCGTAGAGCGCGCGCAGGTTCTGGCCGAGATGGCGGCGGATGCCCGCCGCGAGGGGGCGACGCCGGGGTCCGCCGAGGCTTCCACGGGACGCTCGAGTTTCGGCTTCGACATCGTCCGGAACCCCGCGCCCGCTCCGGATCAGAATGCGCAAGCTTGGTTAAGGACCCGTCACCGGCCGGAGCCGGAACTGCTGGTGCGAGGGATACGTTGCCCGCTGACCCACCTTGGCGCCCGGAGTTCCGCCTTGTCCCGTTCGATGTCCCTGTCCGTGCTGGTGTTCCTCGCGGCGACGGTGGCCGGTTCGCCCGCGCTGGCGCAGACCAAACCCGGCGAGATCAAGGGCATCGACGCGATGGGCGACAAGTCGCGCAGCGCCCAGGACGGCTGGAGCCAGGCGCCGGTCCCCCGGGAGCAGTCGGCCGCCAAGGATGCGCCCGACCCGGGCGGCCAGTCGATCAAGGAGAACGCCGACCGTCCGGTCCCGCCGGCCCAGCCCGGCGGCACCGCCGGCACCGAGCCGCAAGCTCCCCTGGAGCATCGGACGGCAGGGCCATCCGGGACGAATCCCGCAAATCCCAGCAAGTAAAAAAAGCGTATTCATCCAGGATGATATCGGCACTTTGAACGTGCAGCCCGGGGCGATACACGGGCTGTCGCTGTGTCACGCGACCGCACTTGTGTGGCGCACGCTTTTTTGGGACACCCTGGAATTATACCAGATCGCTTTTACGGAGCGGAGATGACGGTCCAGGTCTCAAGGCGTGGCCTGCTCAAGGGGGCCGGTGCCGGCCTCGCGGGCGGCTCGCTGGGTGCGCTCGGATTCGGCGGGCTCGAGCCCGCCATGGCCGCCGCGGTGCGGCCCTTCAAGCTCGCGCAGATGCGCGAGACCCGCAACACGTGCCCGTACTGCTCGGTCGCGTGCGGCGTCATCCTGTACAGCCTGGGCGACCGGTCGAAGAACGCCCGCTCCTCGGTGATGCACATCGAGGGCGATCCCGATCACCCGGTCAATCGCGGCACGCTCTGCCCGAAGGGCTCGGCGCTGCTCGATTTCGTGCATTCCGAGACCCGCACCAAGTACCCGCTGCACCGCGCCCCCGGCTCCACCGAGTTCAAGCGCGTCTCCTGGGACTTCGCCCTCGACCGGATCTCGACGCTCCTCAAGGAGGATCGCGACCGGAACTTCGTGGCCAAGAACGGCGACCTCACGGTCAACCGCTGGATCACCACGGGCTTCCTGGGGGCCTCGGCCACCACCAACGAGACGGCGTGGCTGACCTACAAGACAGTCCGAAGCATGGGGGCCCTGGTCTTCGACAATCAGGCCAGGGTTTGACACGGTCCGTCGGTCGCCAGTTTGGCGCCCTCCTTCGGACGCGGTGCGATGACCAACCTCTGGATGGACATCAAGCACGCGGACGTGATCACCGTGATGGGCGGCAATGCCGCCGAGGCTCACCCCTGCGGCTTCAAGTGGGTCGTCGAGGCGAAGGCCCATAACAACGCCAAGCTGATCGTCGTCGATCCGCG
The sequence above is drawn from the Methylobacterium mesophilicum SR1.6/6 genome and encodes:
- a CDS encoding sulfate ABC transporter substrate-binding protein, which translates into the protein MKNAAGRGLVARAIGLSLLAGAGLWTCALPAAAETALLNVSYDPTRELYREINAAFAETWKAKTGEAITVRASHGGSGAQARTVIDGVDADVVTLGIPSDIDAIAKLTHKIPDDWRSKLPNTATPYTSTVVFLVRKGNPKGVKDWADLVKPDVKVITPNPKTSAGGRWNFLAAWGYAYGQDKDAAKADAFVGQIYKNVPVLDTGARGSTVTFAQRGLGDVLPTWENEAYLVLQEFGADKFDIVSPPTSIYAEPPVALVAVNAERKGTTKAAQAYLDFLYTDQAQAIFAKHHYRPIKREAAAPADLAQLPDIKLFRIEDLQGSWDEIQKRNFDAGGLFDRLSRAGR
- a CDS encoding NepR family anti-sigma factor, translating into MRILIRSGRGVPDDVEAETRASRGSLGGPRRRPLAAGIRRHLGQNLRALYADTLAAPLTQRLETLMAQLDKTKR